From Strix aluco isolate bStrAlu1 chromosome 5, bStrAlu1.hap1, whole genome shotgun sequence:
aagccctgccaactcctgccccagaattcTTTTCCCCCTCAGgtacagctgcatcccacctgtcccatttgtcaccagcagaccaggtgccttataaacctcgccatggtcaaagaacccaaaattccgacggtggcaccagtctctgagccacgtgttaatcagatacgttttccaccctctatcagtagttttcccttccacttgagcgATTGACgaaaacatgacctgagctcccgagccttcaattagccaccccagtgctttgaagtcctttttgagtgacttaagacttctttctaccacctcattgttacctgcctggataaccaataaggggtagtaatcagagggccgcaccagactagtgattttgcttttaatatctcTATTCCTATTTAATATCTCTATTACTACCTGCCTTTTGTTTCAGAGGGGATCTAACTGATATCTCCCAAGCTAAACTCTTCATCGGTTTTCCTCTTGTGGGTAGCTTTGCACCCTTGGCCGTTTCTTCGCTAAGGTGGCTATGCATGCTTCACAGCTAGGCTGAAGGAAATAGCCCTCTTCCCTAGTGATGGGTGAATGAACTGCATTATGCCTACGAGCAGGCCTTGTCTAGCCATAAACAACTGCCCATGACCTCTTTTCACTGGGTCTCGACTTCATTTCTTCTCCCCCTACCCCTGCTGTCAGCCTGTCTCGATGGAAAGCAGGAGAGAAGGGTGCCTGGGTAAAAACCCCTTTAGGAATACAGGATTGCTCTAGCAAAGCAAGATTTTCATTCCTTCCCTCCAGGCTTCTGGCACAGTATCAGTGTTGTGCTAATGCACCATTTTGCATAGCAGTCTTGGTCTggagcacatttttaatattttctctccttctggggttttttgttttgtttttagttcTGCTTATGAAGCAAGCCTGAGAGTGGTCTCTCTCTGGAGCCCCAGCTGACCCTCTGCCAGGGTTGTTAAAAAATAACACCTGTGCGATGCTTGGAAAGTAACTGCAATCTTTGTTGGCCTCTTGATATCCCACTTAGGAGCTCTAAATGCTCAGGTCCTCAGGCTAACCATGGGAATTTCTGAAGCCCTTCAAAGTCAGGACTGGGTTTGAGGAGATGTTACCCATCCCACTAAGGTAGAATTCTTGTACTTAGATGTCAGCCTGCCAGGGTGCTTGTTAATCCTGCTGGCCCTCAAAATGGAGAGCAGGTTTATCAGATGAGACTGTAGCCAGCAGGTGTGAGTTACTCCATAGACAAGAATAGGCACCTGTAGCATGAACGTGCCTGCAGTGAGTATTTCAGTCTCCACCACTCTACTAGTGCAgtaagttgtgtgtgtgtgttagctTTTACCAGCTGGCTATGAATATGGGTAGTATGGCTCATGAATGGCTGTTGCTCTTCCAGTAGAGAGTGTATGCAAGTGTGGGGGTATTTTTACACAatgcatttccttcctttctgtacACAGTATTGCTAACCAACTGGAGGAATACATGCGCTGTGAAAGGATGGGAGAACGTTCTGCAGGAGGCACAGAAGGCCCAGCAGCACTTGACAGCTCTTGCTCTGGGACGACTGCTGACTTTCCATTGGGCACAGCTTCACGGACTGGAGCAGGTAGGATCCTTCAGCGTGGAGGAGGTGATGAGGACAAATCACTGTGGCCTGTATGAGAATGATAGCCTGTCGATTGGATGCAGGGCTTGAGGGATGGGGAAAGGCAGAGTGAAATAAGCACTCACAGAAGCATTGCGCTTCTTGCCTCCTTTCTAGGTGTCttgccagcagcaggagcagagcaagagaaagaagtTGATTCCCCATGGGATTCTGAGGTACCTTCCCTGGAGGAGGCAGCGGGGCCTCACTTGGCTCACTTGCTTTTAGGCTTGTTTCATTCTGCTGCCGCTTCGGCCACCCGCTCGTAACTGGGATCTTgacatgctgctgctgaaggcaaGCTGTTCAGTGAGGTCTGGGACAAAGTGAGGTCAAGCTAATGACCTGGCTCTCCTAGCAGCTGGCCTCTGAGCTGGATTTCTAGTACAGGATTGAAGCGGTAAAACTTCCCACCTGTTACAATCCCCTGAAATCCTAGAAGGCTGGTGCTGTGAAGATTGCTGGTTTTCCACCACACAGCGCTCTTCTTCGGATCCAGTCAACATCAAATGGTTGCCCGTAGGGCCTACAGTCTACACACTTAGCTGCTTCTGCCTCAGTCCTCTCTATCTCGGGCAGGTGTACTTCATCCCCTTTTGAAAGCCCTGTTCAGAGATGCCTAACACACTGGCTCTGTTTGccctttttgttctttcagtCACCCATTACACGTGTTGGCTGAAGCAGGAGCTTTGTGTGTGGAAACGGGTGGAGGAGGAGTCTGTGCCAGTTCTCACACATGTCTTTGAAATTACACAGACAGATTCTGAAGGTCCAGGGAAAGTGTCGGCCAGCGTGCTGCTTCTACCTGGAGATGGATGCAGACTGCGCGCCCAGTCCGTTGCAGAGGAGCGCAGCAATGGTAATTTCCTGCTGTGGTAAATGGTTACCTTTGTAAGCTTCTCTGGAGTGAAGTGGATGTGGAAGAGTGGAGTGAAATAAGCACTCACAGCAGCATTGCGCTTCTTGCCTCCTTTCTAGGTGTCttgccagcagcaggagcagagcaagagaaagaTGTTGATTCCCCATGGGATTCTGAGGTACCTTCCCTGGAGGAGGCAGCGGGGCCTCACTTGACTCACTTGCTTTTGGGCTCGTTTCACTCTGCTGCCGCTTCGGCCACCCGCTCGTAACTGGGATCTTgacatgctgctgctgaaggcaaGCTGTTCAGTGAGGTCTGAGACAAAGTGAGGTCAAGCTAATGACCTGGCTCTCCTAGCAGCTGGCCTCTGAGCTGGATTTCTAGTACAGGATTGAAGCAGTAAAAATTCCCACCTGTTACAATCCCCTGAAATCCTAGAAGGCTGGTGAAGATTGCTGGTTTTCCACCACACAGCGCTCTTCTTCGGATCCAGTCAACATCAAATGGTTGCCCGTAGGGCCTACAGTCTACACACTTAGCTGCTTCTGCCTCAGTCCTCTCTATCTCGGGCAGGTGTACTTCATCCCCTTTTGAAAGCCCTGTTCAGAGATGCCTAACACACTGGCTCTGTTTGccctttttgttctttcagtCACCCGTTACACGTGTTGGCTGAAGCAGGAGCTTTGTGTGTGGAAAAGGGTGGAGGAGGAGTCTGTGCCAGTTCTCACACGTGTCTTTGAAATTACACAGACAGATTCTGAAGGCCCAGGGAAAGTGTTGGCCAGCATGCCAAAGAAGGATGCTTCAACTCAAACAGATTGTTGCAGCAACAGACAGGTGACTCTATTAGAGACTGATGCAGATATCCATAAATAGAACCAGTATAATGAGAGCTGTTCTTGCTACTGAGTTTGTTTTGGAGTGCTGCTGAGAGGAGGTGATTGAATCTGGACCTGAACTGTATTTTGGACCTGATTTCATTCCCATTCTGAAGCAGAAGGGCTGCAGAaagaggttgctcaaagccccatccaacctgaccttgaacacttccagggatggggcattctccaacttctctgggcaacccagtCCAGTGTCCCACCACCTTCGTTgcaaaaatgtcttccttatgtccaatctaattCTACCCCCTTTTAGTtaaaaactgttgccccttgtcctgtcactacaggccttggtaaagtctctctccatcttcctgtattgaaaggctgcaataaagtctccccagagcctgcttttccccaggctgaaccaccccaactctctcagcctttcttcatgggagaggtgttccatccctctggtcatttttgtggccttcctctggacccactccaacaggtccatgtcttccttgtgctggggatcccagagctggatgtggttctgcaggtggggtctctgcAGGGAGCATAGTAGGAGGGGAGAaccacctccttcaacctgctggccaccGTGACGACTGATCTAACGATATAATCCCATGAGTAAAAGCATCCCTCGTCTTGCCATCTACTTACTGATTTCTCCATGCTCATGGAACACCATTTCTTTAGAAACGGatcaggcagctgcagcaggagcttgCCGACACCCCCAAGAAGAACTCCCTGACAGAAACTTCACTCAAAGCTAAGAAGCACTACACCAGGGACCTGCAGGAACAGAAACTACAGTTGCAGAAGGAACTTGACAGGTCTAAAGCTAAGGTATGGAGAAAGCCAGTCTCTTGGCAGGGGCCCAGGCCTTTTTTGTAGCAAAGCAGAGTGGGGAACTGACCCTTTCTTGGAGGTTTTCTGTAACCCAGGGTGGTTCAGTGTGCAACTAGCTGTAatgggggagctgggagggaacaGCCCTGCTGCCTTTGGTGCCTGCCTGTTTGCACCACTTGAAGTAACAGTGGAGGGCTGCGCTAAGTACACTAGACAACTTCACAACAGGAGTAGATCGAGTGACATGTAAGTTACTCGCCTTGTTTTATAAGCCTGATGCCCACGATTAGAAAGGTCACTAACCACGAAGTCACTTTGTCCTTAATTAGAGAAGGGTGTGTGTATTCCTTTCCAAAAGCTGCTTCTCAGGTTTCACAGAGCATGTGTATTTGGTGCTGCTTTTGGGTTTGGCAAAGCAGAATGTGTGGTGACAGGGAAAGTGCAGGCATGCTGGAGTGTTGCCAGGTGTGTTTTTGTATTCCCTCCCCACCTCATCCTTGTTAGAGAGTTGCAAAGTCACTTTAGGAGCAGTAGGAGCTTCTAACCGTGCTGGAGGAGCCAATCAGTGGCTACAAAGAGCATCTGGAGTCCCTGGGAGTAGAGTGTTGTGGCAGTGTTTAGGAAACTCTAGGAACTCAATGTAGGCGTAGGAGAGGGGCCAGTATAAAAGATGAAAAAGTAACATGGGGTTTGAGAGTCAACATGAGAGTCAAAGCAGTCCACTCCTTTTTACCAAGCCTAAACTGACTACCAAGGATTCTTCTTGTGGTTTGACAGCTGCAGGAATTGAAAGCACGCAATACCTGGACTGAGTATTATGCTGTGTACCTAAAGAATGCCATAAAGGAGAGGGAACTAACAACTTCAAGGAACCTGCAGGGCCTTCTTCTGGATGTGTCTTCTGCAACTATGACTATCACAGAGCTGGAAGAACACATTAAACGGTAAGGAAGGAACATAGCGGAGCCAGGCTTCACTTTCTGCGAGTGTGTGAAAACAAAAGGACTGTCTTCTTGCATCCCAGCAAGATAATCACAATTTTCAAAGATGCTTTTGTTTTAGATGAGGTTCTCTCACACTCTTCTTTTAGGATTTGTGCTCTTGTGGACTTCTATGATAAGGCCTGTACTTCTTTTCCAGGCTCCAAGTTGGAAAGGCCAAGCTGAAAGGCACAGTCCAGCAACAAGTCAAAACCATTGAAGCCCTTCAAAAAGACCTGCAGGCCTTTGCCTCAGTAAGCTAGTCAGAGCCTTCCCTTTTCATGAGCTACAGAGCCTAGTTCCGTATTCATGTGGGGAAATTTTAAGAGGAGGTTTTCCTGGAGAGCCTGGGACAGATCCATTCCTCTGTTCTCCTGACTGTAGGCTGCTCTGAAAGTCCTGCTGACTCATTCCACAGCTTTCCAGCTTTGAGAGTTGTCCCACAAGGCTACAGCAAGTCCTACATCTTTAAGGAGTTGACAGCAATGCACTGGCTTAAGTAGTTTCTGCTTTAGACCAGTCATGAGGTTGAGATCTTAGGCAGCACTTCAGACACTCATGCAGTAGAGGGATTTGGTACCTCCAGTTGCGGACTTTCCTTGGGCTCTAGTGCTGCCAAGCACTTCATCCTGGAGGCCTGGCTGGCATCATGAGACTATGACAGGAATTCTTCAGTTGCCTGTACTCTGGTCATCTTCCCGGTTTAGTGACTTCAGATTCCTTGGCCAGAAGGGTTGGGACTATAATGCAATGGGAAGACCTCCCAAGATGAAAATTCATAACTAATAAGGGAACAACACCTCCATAGGCAGTATTTTGTGTGCTTGGGTGGCGTTGCAGGAGAGGCAAACACTGTGTTGTACCGATGATggcaagagaagaagaaaggctGTGAGGTGTGATCTTCAGTTGGGAAAGTCCTAGCgtgactttgtttttccttcttgtaaCACTGCTGTAGGCTTGTCATGGCCCAGAGGACTTGGTTTTCAGACAACACCATCTGCAAAGGAACAGCAACATCAGCAGGTACCCAAGCAGCTTCAGGAATGACTGGTTTTAGTCTTGGAATTTCTTGTGGGCAGGTAATTTATGAAAAGCTCAGGAAGGCTGTGGGGAACCCCCCAGGTTTTTGGGCAGGGCACCCTCAGGGGAAAAATCTATACATTTCCTCATTCTCCTAGTACTACTGTATTTTGAATCTGCTTGGAGGACAGTATGTGGGCACTTGCTTTCATCAGCATGATTCCTGTGGACGGGAGAGAGATCTGTGGTTGAGAGCCGCAAGAGGACACTGGAGTTGGGGTATCCACATTATCTTCATTGTGGAAAACTGTATGCATGTTCTGCATAAGGATCCCGTTCCTGTGCTCTGTGTGAGATGaggaactaggaaattaaaataggatatagaaattaggcactcaagaaatgaaggtataacttagtttagagatgaagatggaagacttagagatcaggctaggggctagaggcccattagttaagacataactaagattaaataggataatagatcatagtcgatgggccagagagcagaacaatatggaaaccttgattaatggaagctgtgagggaacacttcctgatggaataggaagacagccctaaaaactggtcaaaaccaaccctatggtctgtcctgagtccaggaggctacagagactgcgcaaggaatggaggtaaaaagttcaacagtgaggaagaggagctacttcatctctgcgaccccagcccacgaccacccggacacactgcgcagacgcaacTAGGAGACCgaggcggaacatatgaaaaagactttcaggctcataataatacgaagcggggataggtgatgcatatgtataggcgtattatgaatatgtgatactttgtagcataaagccgagacaaggtgccacgagaggtgcgcacgtttgtggtggagcgatcccccgtgtgtctcagcactgaataaacatacctactttataaccttataggttgtggaatcgtgtttccgcaagtcatgTGTGTGATGtatcttttctattttgaaaGCATGGAAGTGAAAGCAAGGAAGTGAAGAAGCTGGCCAAGATGAAACGCCACACAGAAGCGCTTCTGGTCgaaatgcagggaaaaaatgcCACACTGGAGAGAGAACGTACCAGGCATGGCTTTTTAGGGCTTTAAAGAAGTATCACATTGAGTAGAAGTCAAGCTTAACTGAACTCTACTGTAAAAGCATCTACATAACATTGTTTGTGAGGGAATTCAAGCCCTGCATTCAATTTTGCAAGATGCTTCTGTGCATGAGCCTATGgttttaaaaagctgcaaaaggCCTTGCAAACGCAGGCTGCCTGCAGTTCTCCTGGGAGTGGAGGAAGTCCATCCTTGCTCTGTTCAGGTAAACTGAGGGCCCTCTAAATCCTGTCCAGCACTGGAGTGCTGGCTGCTCTCAGTAACTCCTGGCCTGTTAAGCATGTTACAGATGAAGCAAGCCATGGCTGTGCTGCTTATGTAAGGGTATGTGAAAAAGGCCAATTATTGCTTTGCTTCATGCTTTCCTTACTAATTTGCTGGGCAGTTTGAAGACTCTTCTGGAGAGAACTTGGACAAAGCCGAGGCATGTGCAGGGAGAGTCCCAGCTCGGTTTCTAGGGAGAGGTGAAGAACAGCTCTTTTGAGGTGGGCAATGAAGTTGGTAAAATAAGAGCTCTGGATTGTCTGGTGGATTtgtggtgattatttttttctgctggaacCTGTATGATTCTTTTCCTATACTTTTTGTCCATGTCCTGACAGACTTCCACAGAAGTAACTTTAGAGCTTGCTCTTTGAGTTCCTTCTGTTTTGCTGCCTACAAGTTGATGACTTTTCCCCAACAGCTGGAGATGCAGTCAAAAAAGATGCATGCAGCAGGCAAGACAAAACCAAGACCTGTGAGAAAAGTTGTCCACTTTGTGTGAGACTGAGGAGGAACTGGGGCAGATCCAGGGCTTAACCTCAGAAGTCGTTGGGCAACTAGCATGGTCACAGCCAAATGGAGAAGTTTAAAAGAGATGGGAGAAAGTGCTGGACAAGAAGGCAGGCAAAAACCACAAGGAGTTGATCTGTATCTCCACATAACACAGTTTTGCAGATATAGGGTGTAACTTTGTTGTTGACAAGTTTGAGTGTTTGGTTTTTGATATATGGAGCTGTACTTACAGGACTCACTTTCAGTGCCTGCTGTGAAAGTAACAcagccttttcctttcctgctcttCCCCACTCACAGCTGAACTTTCAACACAGCGATGAGaagatgctggagcagagaaagTGCCAATGCCAGAAAAGAAAGACTGCTCACAGGGAGATGAATGAAGCCTGGTAGCATTTACCTTCCACCTTGTGCAGCCATGACCCTGCATCTAATTCCAAGTGTTCTTGTTGCAGCTTGGTATTTAATAAACAGTGTCATCTAGTACATGTCGTAGTTTTGCTGCACAACTGGAGTGATTCAGACTAGCAGGTTTGGATGAAGAGACTCCTATTGTTGAAGGTTCAATCGGGCTCTCTTCCTATGAAGGCAGTTAGTGCATCTCTCTCTGCCCTTACTCTGAATGAAAATCAGTCTTGTAGACATCTCAGAGGGAGCAGGCATCTGTGTCCTTTTCCTCTGGCGAGGCTTGAACCATGACTGTGGTCAGATCAGGGACTAGTGCTGAGCTACTGCTAATAATCAGTTACCAGACTTCCTTTTTAGAGCAATCCTCCTGGGGGTCTGGGCAGAAGGTGGTGGGCAAGCTTCTGGTAGCCATGGAAGCTTTGCAGATCCCACAGGACTCTGATGGACTCGCAGCCTGCTGGGGGGCAAGTGTGAAGAAGTGGGCATGAACTGGAACAGGGCAAGTCCCACCTCACCTAAGGAAAAACCTTTTCTCTTGTGAGGGTGATGAGAGGCCAGTGTCAGGGGACAGGAAGGCAAAGGGGGTTCCA
This genomic window contains:
- the LOC141924448 gene encoding uncharacterized protein LOC141924448 — its product is MPLHRACENDHADVQFLAGRKCHLNPRDNFQKTPLIKTVEHQHKDCVAILLEHGASPDLKGAGGNTALHLAVAIPSKSLVELLLEHKAHINAQNELGYTPLTLAITKHCEEMVEFLLQKGADVHARDKHRRTPLMVAAAAGDMNVIQLLLWHGADLSHEDPFGYTAVYYARVFQHDDIANQLEEYMRCERMGERSAGGTEGPAALDSSCSGTTADFPLGTASRTGAGVLPAAGAEQEKEVDSPWDSETDSEGPGKVSASVLLLPGDGCRLRAQSVAEERSNGVLPAAGAEQEKDVDSPWDSETDSEGPGKVLASMPKKDASTQTDCCSNRQKRIRQLQQELADTPKKNSLTETSLKAKKHYTRDLQEQKLQLQKELDRSKAKLQELKARNTWTEYYAVYLKNAIKERELTTSRNLQGLLLDVSSATMTITELEEHIKRLQVGKAKLKGTVQQQVKTIEALQKDLQAFASVS